The window ttagtgcaATTCCTAATACTaagtaaatgtgatgtattttatgtctgtaaCCGCCCGACACTGCATGCGTGGCAAttttcctcttcttttttttttgagagagagagagagagagagagagagagagagagagagagagagagagagagagagagagagagagagagagagagagagagagagagagagagagagaaagagtgagtaAAAATAATGTTGAGTCAAGAGAGGTGTCCAGGGGGAAGCTGTCCTGTCCTAGGTGCAAGGCTGGGTGGATCTGTCTCGGTGTTCATGATTATTTGGTCTGGAAGGAAGGCATCTTTTAAAGTCAATTCAACCGAATGCATTGCTAATCGATTTTAaaacagaatcaaaaaacaagaaaggtaggttgttggaacgtttgttattattatttattattgtttattattgtttttcacatgtattgttttgtcagtaacaaacgttccaacaacctacctttcttgttttttgattctgaattttggaacgttggcagtctctttgtttttggattcgaTTTTAAAACAGTCACggaagatagacagacagagatttgGTGGTGGGTGGGCGTTAAGGGGTGTGGGGCGGGGTGAAGGGTGAAAGGTTGattgaggggggaggggtgataGGATCattgagggtgggggggggggggtggggggagaagGGGAGGACTGTGTGGGTTCTGTTTTTAAAGTACCATCCAATTTAAGTTGAGTTGTCTTCCGTATCTCTTCGAGTGCAGATTCCAGACACCGACGATggaggtgttttcttttgttcttctcctcctccttctttcttctttctgtgtTTCTCTTCATCCGTTCTTCCCTCCACACCGCATCTGTTGAAGTGTTTCGTCTGTCAGATACAGTCTGCACCGTCGTGGAAAATACAGAAATAGATTGGAGAATGTGCTTGGTCTATTCTTTTTGTGCCTTCAAACCCACTTAGGTTGAAGTCTCTTTGTGAGTTTGCTGATTTGAGAGGTGTAGGTTTTTCAAGGAACatgccgagagagagagagagagagagagagagagagagagagagagagagagagagagagagagagagagactgagactgactgagagaacgagagagagcgagagagagagagagagagagagcgagagagagagagagagagagagagagagagagagagagagagagagagagagagagagaatgttacCCCTTCCGCTTTAAGAAACACACCTTGCCCTGtgcgggcgggggggggggggggtgatggagggagagcgagagagatagagggaggagagagagggagggaaggagacagagagaaaaagagagagagagagacagggtgcagagacagggagagagagagagagagagagagagagagagagagagagagagagagagagagagagagagagagatttaacgAAAGGGAGCAAAAAAGGAAAAGCCTCCTTCCTGTAAAGCAGCTTTTCCTTTGAAGTTCTATCTGTAAAAAAACTGATGTACACTGAAaacgtgtaaaaaaaaacccacacaaatgAGGGGATAAGATTAgagaaaagtttgaaaaaaaggcCCGCCTAGAGCCAAGAGAATATAAAAGTAAAGAGAAAACCACGGAAAGAGAACTCGCCCAAGGGATGTCAGGTGTTACTTCCCCTGGAATTCTTTGTGCGCGGGACGGCTGTTGAGATACAAAATCAATGCGGATAGCAAAGTCTTACTCTAACTCCCCAACAAAGTCCTTGCGGGGGCGGCAATGTAAATTTGTGTTGCTTCCCTCGCCAAACCCTCCAGcaattccttttttttcttcagtgtcTGGTAATTTTTAAAGTGGTTGTTGGCTGTAGGATCtcagctctctctgtctgtcggtctgtctgtctgtctgtctgtctgtatggatGTATCTctgctgtgtgtgagtgtgtgtgtgtgtgtgtgtgtgtgtgtgtgtgtgtgtgtgtgtgacttgtttTCTCGGAAAATGTTGTTCTGTTCAAAGCTTGTCATAGCtgatcatttaaaaaaaaaaaaaggtttcaaGGATTCTTCTTCTCTGGGTGTGTGACGGCTGTAAAAACTTCTGTGCTTTCAACCTTTCTTGTTAAAAAGAGAAGTGATGTGAATGTTTAGTGAATAATTTTAAATTACGGTAGAATCCCCTTATTATgccttaaaaggagggagtcttcaaatggaggtacatttacagagatttttatgaacagaaaacaagaaaaagtaaGTTCTTAAATTCTAAATTCGGAGTGGTCTACTGCAAAGTGCTATTTATCTGTCTTCCGAGAAAAGGGTGCACCACGGGTAAATGTCGCTTTAAGTGATTTTAAAGTACACGCAATAAATTCTGTGCGTtctttcttcatgaattcttgaAATGTTTTTCGCCTGTGGCTTCCCCGCAGGGATCGAAACAcacagactttgatgacgtaCGCACATGTTGTAGACGAGAGACATAGAGGGCGTGGGGATGGGGGGGTAACACTCGGACCAAGAGAACTAcatgtacagagagagagagagagagagagagacagagacagagacagagacagagacagagacagagagaaagacagagagcgagaaggagagagagagacaatcggagagagaggggaaagagggACAGacgggagggagagaaaaaagcaGAGCCAAATAGACAAGAAAtagggagagacacagagagagagagagagagagagagagagagagagagagagagagagagagagagagagagagagagagagagagagagaaagagggtgacagagagcgagagggagagatagggacaatcggagagagagcgagagaggaaagagacagacgggagggagaaaaaaaaagcagagCCAAATAGACaagacagacactcagacagacaaacagatgatTGATTTTGAAGTACTTTCGGTTAATTTTCTTCTCCTCCTTTGTGAATCCCTAAGAAGATTTCCTCCTGTGTTGAATCCTCAGGGATTCAAATCATACCGACTTTGATGTTTGCACATGTTGTGAAGTTCGGCTATCACTGGCCACCAAGTCTGGAGGCATACTTCTCTGGAGGCATACTTCTTCATTCTGCTTGAAGAGAGACACTgctatccttggcattcgatgtcattaaTCCCACTCGttttgggcttatttttgtgggccacaaacgcaaaatgtgccccacaaaatATGGGGCACAAAATGTGGGGCACAAATAcagtttgtggcccacaaaCAGAAGGCCTTATTAAAATATGGGACACAAAATGTGCCCCttaaaaataaaggcaaataaaataagcccttaaacaAAATGTGAAGCTTTATTTTGTGGGCCATAATTTTACACTGATGACTTTCGCGAGTAGTCGGTTTTAAGACACAATAAAACGCTCTTCCTTAGTGGAGTAGATGAATGGTATTGATGAcgaaaaaacatggcggcgtTCGTAACAGACATCAAATATTTGGCAGTTCAACACGTCCACCAGAGAAATATAtcgacaaagaagttgaaacacCGACTGCCTTTCTGAAGGAATTCAATCGGGATGTGAATGGTACAGCTGATTTTGGACACGGTCTGCCTTGAATGGGAAGGTTGGCGATGAATCGCACTGTCTACACTACCAAACACTGTACaaaaggaagacgtggaacttgcgaagaaaatgcgaaaaagtgtttgtgggttatcgtccctagtcacatgctggcggcgaaaacaaaatggcggatcgcgtaggtaccgatcgtgtgcgaggtggtggtaaataattgtgctcggctttttgttgcaagaacgcccgttacaaacagagctgcttcgggaaaactttccacaagttccctacagaagaaaaaaggtgggttgtgcagtgattatttcatcaggtttaccttcttcagaatgagaatgcaatggctcgagtcaactcactcagtagactacagcgtcagcgagtacttacgactgtgagtgtgagtcagcagtcagtacaaaacaacagtttacacttgatgacaaacccgtgggcatatttgccgaaacctttatcaaaccttgcttacgggaaaactacagtacaaaggtacatcactcatccgttttgcgttcaggcagagcgttagatttagactgaagatctgatttagctttctttgtctttcctttttgcttagtttaacaataacattgttgtttttattgtcaaactaggtgcagaatatggatgcaattcacaaggcgagaggactttgaaaagctgcagccagctgctgttcaaggtctcaagctttgtactgatcactttgaggccaaccagtaaaacaatcctgcagagaggatcacttgtgtggaatgctgtcccgacattgtttgcagtgcccaatccaccaccgaaggttatttatttattggttttaggtttttgcaaaccaaagaagcacactattaaatgcaggttgagtaatgacaagtttgaggctgatgtaagaattgaaaacaacagcattgttcccatcaaataatgcctgtttgcatttagcgcaaaaaaatgataaggccaacaaaaaaaagttacttattttggatcgacgtcctgattatgatgatatgatgaacttattttgcaaaaaaacagccccaaatggcaaaaaaggtatagggtcggcgtcaacaacaaaaaagttgtatgtttctggtcacctgaccctacctatgttttcccgacgaccctagacatttttttttttttgcattttcaaaaataaaaggggtattcgaaaatcaattgttttcctgtttttcaacaaaatagttTAAAAgatggttttaaaaaaaaaggttagaaaaaaaatctccacctttagtcatgttaggtcacaaaaaagtctgtttaaggtaacataggccccccaaaaatagcgtcggtaggtcggctttttagttttgtattttagccatctgaatattttaattttattttttaatgcccccaaaaagtctagggccggtgggaaaaaaatagggtcggtccggataccgtaaacagattattttttgttttgccttaccagaaacatacactttttgtgtgtggcctaagaccaatgccatgaaattgggagaaatgtttcattgtgactgggtgttggttgtgagtttgtcagttaaagagctgtgcaatttgcaggttgctagtgggaggaagccaccatcgcaaagggtagctacaaatgaagccagcaccgacctgtcgcctgatacacaaattgttcaaccaggtaagagatttttaaccatgaagaacaccctgacatcaaaaaatgtttaaacccatccattacgTAGTTGATAAtcgctgtatagggtgacgggcgctggggcggggtggtaagacgtcggtctattaactcggaaggtcgagggttcgaatcccggtcgcggccgcctggtgagttaagtgtggagatgtttccgatctcccaggtcaacttatgtgcagacctgctagtgacttatcccccttcatgtgtacacgcaagcacaagaccaaatacgcacgaaaaagatcctgtaatccatgtcagagttcggtgggttttagaaacacaaaaataccccgcatgcttcctccgaaagtggcgtatggctgcctaaatggcggggtaaaaacggtcatacacataaaattccacttgtgcaaataaatgagtgcacgtgggagtttcagcccacgaacgcagaagaagaagaagctgtatagggcggatgcatggatggatgaaattgtacctgtagttcccacacgtaaagatgggaaacatatcctgttagaggcatggtttgacaagaaacaattaataagtggctctattcccatctccccccccccccctttccccgtcgcgatataagcttcgtggttgaaaacgacgttaaacaccaaataaagaaagaaagaaagaggcatggtgtgtgaggagtttacctggtactgttgtcctaatcaatcaatcaatcaatcaatataaagcttatatagcgcgtattccgtgggtacagttctaatggcctcacccattcagtaccaaacaaggtcaattccatcattgttccacatcgaatccatagttgctaatacacttcatttctggcctgccttcctacgctattgtttattttcattttgtgattgaattacacatgttttaatttcttccaggttgtaacttgttatggttatgttattttatgtgtgttttgtgtgtgtgttttcttttttagatgacattcaggcgatcctggaggacataggatgtaaagcatcaaagtcgtcatcctccccatcccctcgtgaagcggaacttcggcagaaggtcaacaaactgaggagcaaggttttccgattagaaaagaaaacgatggaaccccgtgtaaaacgagcgagtaaattagccaagcctcccaagaaagactttgtaatagaacagttgtctcatatattatcaggcgaggcgagctattttgccatttatgcctgttacatatttaccggttatctgctgctgtgtccattcctggcagagacggaacgcatgttaccaaggagccgaaggagagtcgatgagatgagagaatgtgattaacaattgccaactctctccgtacaaagagggtccaaaattgtatcaaaatatagatggtagggaattcaaaataaaaaaaaagagacaaaacatgtacttcggctcatagagccttctttaatttttgactcaaaagtccatgctccgagagtcctttttttaattttgaattgcctaccatctatatttttatacattttcaaaaagattcaacagtcaccttccgttattcttgaacttggctatcccagccttacctcaacattcgatattcctgtgatacttttgacgtaaaatcaatttttactgtaaaacacttcggcaagaggattggtccaagcaaacaaataataaacttgtaagatttttcctgatatttccgatcaattgcctatggttttatttagctaaaagattcaaacgtcacacctatgacccatggctatttttaaggggagagtagcatccctggtgtgttgtttttgatgtaccttttggtctgtttacagtaacataggcacacaaaaagagggtcggtaggtcggcttttcttaattttttttttataaccatctttttaaattattttgcaaaaaaacaggaacaaaattgattttttttttctttttctttttctccaaatgccaaaaaaaaggtctagggttggcggggaaaaaataatagggttggtcgggataccgtaaacagactattttgctttgttttgcctaagcaatgactaacaaactttctttagggtctgacattgtatatactatacaactttttggggtattaactaaatacatgtatacagtttttgattccttttatactttttcacaaattaccccccccccccttttttttttgtagtctgccctgggggcgggaggtctcctaatttcggtttctagggtcatcttatgcttccccatgagctgagaacttaatttaaaatgggccacgatttttttatttgtattttgtaattgtgcctttgtccagtcacatgatttcactttgtacttaaaaacttggcactgtcatcattttattgctatttattgttcagttgttcagtatttattgctattgggcatcagttgttcagttgccctctttcgaatgagccatgcatgcattatggatgtgtttagcgaatggggatacctcaagcaatgtaaaaaaaagaaacaatgtgaagcaaacatatagcaccaaataaaataaccgaatcagaatggaaacttcttcagtgtgtgtgtgtgtgtgtgtgtgtgtgtgtgtgtgtgtgtgtgtgtgtgtgtgtgtgtgtgtgtgtttgctgttttaaataccgaaaatgtgaaaataaagcaagtcacaacatgagaaagatcgactgtactagtcataacaaagcaggagacagtCTGGTCAGCATGcagcaaaggggaataactcatatttagccattctcatttctaagcatgcccaatgaggaagttatccttcttcccattgtagtttctttgacaCTACACTCTACACTTGACTTACAGGACAGTCATCGGTTTGGATCAACCAgcgggtaagttattgtttttaaaatccaagACATGACCATTGCAAACGTGGCCTTTGTAGGACTGAGCAAGATTTTTCtgttgtgtacatgtgtgtgtgtgttagtgttagtgagtaactgggtgtgactgtgagtcaatgagcgtgtgtttgttgtgttctGTTGTTTACTCAAGTTTAGAAAATGCTTGATCTTTAATCTGCATGCATAGAATGAAATgctgctgtatcagtgtatgaactatggttgtaaaagaataaacaaaacaattactgaattagtgaGTGATTTGGCTCTGATACTGTGATAGTGAAGTTGAAATAATACTTATTTCATTTTTAAGACATGTAATATTGTTATGTTAATTACTTAattatgtggttttttttcaggcctcccgAGAAACCAGAGATGATATGCATCATTCATACAGCTCCTGTCTTCCAGTTCCAACAGTTTACCTTTAACATGGATACATGTACTGGAGAGGTATCAGGATGACTTGGCGTGGTGCTTTACAAATTACAGACTACCCCTGAAGAGTAAGTATATTAACTAAGTTACACATTTCTTTACCAGTACCACTTACAGATCTATTTTGCTTGTCAAATCTTTGGTAAAATAACATTAGGTATTGGTGATGGTAGTCTGAAGCTATAAACATGTACTGTTGTAGATAATTCAGCAGTCTTTTGTTCTTCGTAAATTGTATTACAAGTACTTTGTAATTGTAGATGAAATTATTCATACatttgaagatgcatagtaATACTGTGCATAGTAAATTGGTATGATGTACTTTGTATACATAATGGtacaaatatctttattttctctctccttcccatctTAAAGTTTGTTGCAACCCTATACTCAAAAAGTGCACTGTTTGTATgaacattgattgattgaactattgcgatgcaagaaagtaaaacatgaaatagctagaatgaaagatttactcattactggaattattataaatacagtcagtcctttccttggctcacaatcacattcacagatctggccagtttttgtggtttttttttaacatggaataagaattacaatgtaaattgtaataccACCTGTGTACTTGGATAACTACTTCTACatccaacaccctgactgcccctgcgcagagttagaattttctgaatgaattcacatcacatttcacaacaaaactgtaaggtgtcaacgctaaatagggaatgtgtgtgggatgagggctcatgctgaatttaaaaaaatagtaaaTTTTCATCACACTCCAGAAAAGCTGCTCACATCAGCAGCACAACTAGATATCATGTCGTTAAAAAGGTTCTTGTGAGGAAGtctttaattttaatgatgaaagattatctttttaattttaatgatgaaagtatATATCATATGTATCCATGAAAATTGAAATAAATGGCTTTCACAGGAACTGATGAAGGAATGATGGcacctgtaatattacagaacaatgtttacagtttagttcatagttgtcactgtcagtatcacCCACACCATTCTCCATCCCACTGATCTTGTGAGGAACAAGTATTACCTCCTTCCTACCTACCTTCCCGcatccccacccccaacacacacccatcagcgcacagcaaagtctggatgtgctcagtaatacattttctttattttccaggAAGTGAGGTGCCGAGATATGACGTGCAGGCAGCTTGCAGAGTGGTGCCTGGCTTTGCTGAGGATGATGATCAGATTCAGTCCATTCTGTGCTGACGGTGCTACCAGAACTGCTTTAATATAGCCCATCTAAAGAGGTTTTCTGTTGCCTTGGTGGTGAAATGAACATGTAacacattaacaataacattctaCACAAATAATGTGTGGCGCGGTGTGGATCAAGGGTACATTTTTAACTTatgtaagttgtcaattcagCTAAATACAGGTAGTGTTTGGTATGCAGATATTTACTGACAGCAAACAgcggttttgtttgtttttactacaTACAGTTGTgttatcttttattttgtttgagtGCTTTAAATTATGCTGTTCGCAAGCAgtattttacacacaggctTAGCTTTGGGAGATGTGAGTGTATGTTTCAGTCAATGCGTGTTAATTCATGTATAGACTTTTTTGTGCTATAGTAGAATTTAGATCTTTTAACTGCATTATGCACATGAAATGTGTTAACCCATGactttttcttcctttgaatCCTTGTCAGTACTTTATCttgtttaaaatgttcattgatTCTGTTTTGGGGTCGTTCTGGTGCAAATCAGGActtgaaaaggagggggtcttaacccttaggctggttgtcgtgacatatgtcgcgctactttacgtatactgtcacatGGGTGTCACGACATaggtcgcgctactggctcagtctgtttggtcggttccgattacctcccatggatgcgaaaatctacatgaccgtttttctttatttttctctctgttaattcaccggCAGTGGCTATGttacatgtgttacagaattgcaccagtgtaacaGCCTCAAGACCGTAACCACCTGCTTCTCCCTCTCCAATTCCAAAGAGACCCTCCAACTGACCATCAACAACCAGGCAATACCACAGGAAGACACCCCTACCTACCTAGGTATCAAGCTAGACAAGAAGCTCACCTGGAACCCACACATCAAAGAGGCGGAGAAGAGGGCTACGAGAAGACTCTCCATCATGAAGAAACTGGCTGGCACAAAGTGGGGAGCCAGCAGCAACATCCTCAGACAGGTGTATACGGGACACGTCCGTCCTGTGATGGAGTATGGAGCTGCAGCCTGGGCCACAGCTGCGAAGAGCAACACCAGCCGGCTCAACAAAGTGCAGAACGCAAGCATGCGCATCATCACAGGGGGACTGAAAACTACGCCCATACACGCCCTTGAAGCCACCACCAGACTCCCTTCCCTGGACCACCGACGAGAAGAGAAGGTCATCGTGCAGTACGAGAAGCTGCAACGACTCCCCTCTCACCCAGCACACCAGCACACCCAACAGATGACGAAGAACAGGCTGAAAAGAAGCAGTTTCAACCATCTGGCCAAGCAGCTAGAGAGAACCCAAACCAGCTTCCTACCACGCACCCCTGAAGAACAAGAGCCCCTCCAAGACGCTGAAGAGTGGAACAGCCAGCTCAGCAAGGTGCTCTTTGTTACTGACATACCAGGAGTGACCAGCAAGAGAGAGCAGCAGGACGCAGTCCTCAAGAACCTCACGCTGGAGATGATGCACCAGGACTACAACGCCTCAGTATGGACTCACATCTACACTGACGGGTCCTCAGATGGTGCCATCAAAAACGGAGGAAGCGGGATCCTGGTACGCTACCCAGACGGACACACCCTTTCAAGATCCCTGCCTGCCGGAGAGCTGTCATCCAACTACCGGGCAGAACTCACCGCTCTCAGAGAAGCAGTTAGCCTGGTCAGCGAACACCCACCCTCTCACGCCGTCTTCCTGACCGACTGCAGATCCGCCGTCCAAAGCCTGCAGTCGCCCAAAGAGCAGCTGGAACGAGACACCCAGCGTCTTCTTTGTACTCTCTCCCAGAGCACAAACGTCGCTGTCCAGTGGATCCCTGCTCACTGTGGCCTCTCAGGGAACGAGGAAGCGGACAGACTGGCCAAGACTGGCAGCCatctggagcagacaagaccaacagtctcttacagtgaagccaaaaccctggtgaaaagacactaccaaaccacctggaatgcccaacacagcctgccatctgatgatcagatgcccaacctacagcgccatcagcagaccatcctcttccgcctacggactggacactgtcgactgcgtgcccacatgcaccgccttggtctgtcgcacacaccgaactgcccgtgcgaaacaggcccacagaccccggagcacatcctgcagacctgcccgctccaccaggaagccagaacagatcactggccagaaggtgccacactgcaggagcaactctggggcaccaaagactccctgatcctgaccactagctttattcaagctacaaaacttgaagtctgacctgaggccaaaaatcctggaacgccgaagaagaagcaccagtgtaagggttaaaatggaggtaaattcacagaggttatgaacagaaagtctgaaaaaacaaggttttaaaatggagggggtcttaaaaggggggttccactgtatgtctATTGGGgattatgtgtttgtaaagataGAGCTGAGAATCCTACACAGAATGTTGTGCATAGAAGGCGGCCTGAATCTTGACCCACACTGCTGGCATGACCTTCATAGCTGCATTCAACGCTTTACTTTTACGCTGGTAACTTTacggttgctctctctctggattgtattgtatggggagatttatatagcgcttgacgtgacgttttctctaagcgctttacatattaatttctgccgtgtgagatggaatttttttacacaatatatcacgcattcacatcggccagcaaacctctaGCCTAtcagggcgagcattcacctttcacggcctttattccaagtcacacgggtatttggtggacatttttagctatgcctatacaattttgccaggaaagacccttttgtcaatc of the Littorina saxatilis isolate snail1 unplaced genomic scaffold, US_GU_Lsax_2.0 scaffold_1381, whole genome shotgun sequence genome contains:
- the LOC138955946 gene encoding uncharacterized protein, encoding MKKLAGTKWGASSNILRQVYTGHVRPVMEYGAAAWATAAKSNTSRLNKVQNASMRIITGGLKTTPIHALEATTRLPSLDHRREEKVIVQYEKLQRLPSHPAHQHTQQMTKNRLKRSSFNHLAKQLERTQTSFLPRTPEEQEPLQDAEEWNSQLSKVLFVTDIPGVTSKREQQDAVLKNLTLEMMHQDYNASVWTHIYTDGSSDGAIKNGGSGILVRYPDGHTLSRSLPAGELSSNYRAELTALREAVSLVSEHPPSHAVFLTDCRSAVQSLQSPKEQLERDTQRLLCTLSQSTNVAVQWIPAHCGLSGNEEADRLAKTGSHLEQTRPTVSYSEAKTLVTICPGLNMQ